In one Amaranthus tricolor cultivar Red isolate AtriRed21 chromosome 8, ASM2621246v1, whole genome shotgun sequence genomic region, the following are encoded:
- the LOC130821652 gene encoding kunitz-type trypsin inhibitor-like 2 protein, whose amino-acid sequence MNLSLSLTFFKYVITLLLFFSVLSIATAVILDTDGEPLVNGGRYFIVPQSIGIGGGLTRTLVTKITPCFYHITRDKNETFPGILVKISSPFEITVINPGLPIRITFDDRIIDFCMRSMTWRVFADKTTGQSYVVTGGSVSQPSFTIEETQEDTNVYKIKSILDQKDVGFFEKDGLLGITNEIPLPVLFKKAPTPPNFLAMKV is encoded by the coding sequence atgaaTTTGAGTTTgagtttaactttttttaaatatgtCATCACTCTCCTGTTATTTTTCTCAGTTCTCTCTATTGCCACCGCCGTTATTCTCGACACAGACGGTGAGCCACTCGTCAATGGCGGGCGATACTTCATCGTACCACAGAGCATAGGCATTGGCGGCGGCCTTACTCGAACCCTCGTAACCAAGATCACACCATGTTTTTATCATATAACCCGAGATAAAAACGAAACATTTCCTGGCATCCTTGTTAAAATAAGTTCACCTTTTGAAATAACCGTCATAAATCCCGGTCTACCAATTAGAATTACATTTGATGACCGTATCATTGACTTTTGTATGCGATCAATGACATGGCGGGTCTTTGCCGATAAAACCACGGGCCAGTCTTACGTGGTCACGGGTGGTAGTGTCTCTCAACCATCTTTCACAATTGAGGAGACCCAAGAAGATACAAATGTCTATAAGATAAAGTCTATATTAGACCAAAAAGATGTTGGTTTTTTTGAAAAGGATGGGCTGTTGGGAATTACTAATGAAATCCCTCTTCCTGTTCTGTTCAAGAAAGCACCGACCCCTCCAAATTTCTTAGCCATGAAAGTCTAG
- the LOC130821653 gene encoding trypsin inhibitor DE-3-like: MASIFLKSTTTILFIFSALFIVTEALVLDSDGEPVFNGGQYYMIPQNIGFGGGLTRTTKDDYTPCPYYVTRDKDETSNGMPLTISSPLKILYLPESSSVSIAFQEMITVCIQSLGWRVIPDDSTGKLYVATGGGNFNRKFSIKRAEGESRNNVYNIRYFNEQSGKASYVGFFEDDGLLGVTDDIPLKVMFKKAFDVIEL, encoded by the coding sequence ATGGCATCCATTTTCCTGAAATCAACCACTACAATCTTATTCATTTTTTCAGCCCTTTTTATTGTCACAGAAGCCTTGGTGTTAGACAGCGATGGTGAGCCAGTGTTCAATGGTGGGCAATACTACATGATTCCCCAAAACATAGGCTTTGGAGGTGGCCTCACAAGAACAACAAAAGATGATTACACACCATGCCCTTACTACGTAACCCGAGATAAAGATGAAACCTCAAATGGTATGCCTCTTACCATTTCATCCCCTCTCAAAATATTGTACCTTCCTGAGTCTTCTTCAGTTAGCATTGCGTTCCAAGAAATGATTACTGTTTGTATTCAATCCTTGGGGTGGCGGGTCATCCCCGATGATTCGACCGGTAAACTTTACGTGGCTACCGGCGGTGGTAACTTTAACCGGAAGTTTTCTATTAAGCGAGCTGAAGGAGAGTCAAGGAATAATGTGTATAATATAAGGTATTTTAATGAACAATCAGGTAAAGCTAGTTATGTTGGGTTTTTTGAGGATGATGGACTTTTGGGTGTTACTGATGATATCCCTCTTAAAGTCATGTTCAAGAAAGCTTTTGATGTTATTGAACTTTGA